Proteins encoded within one genomic window of Triticum aestivum cultivar Chinese Spring chromosome 2D, IWGSC CS RefSeq v2.1, whole genome shotgun sequence:
- the LOC123054254 gene encoding putative kinase-like protein TMKL1, with the protein MPRKLVNAVLFAVLGVVVALFLCYSVRCYRRRRRRGRAVLPSHGARADRFQAGGSSAYGSGVGEELLTFPGGEGLTVAAILEAPGEVVAKSAHSTLYRAGLSAGEAVALLRFLRPVCSAGAEEAAAAARLLGAVQHPNLVPIRALYVGPRGEKLLVHPFYAAGSLRRFLQEGINDSQRWEIICKLSIGIVKGLDHLHTRSQKPIIHGNLKTSNIMLDADFQPRVSDFGLYLLLNPAAAQDMLETAAVQGYKAPELIKMREVTRESDVYSLGVILLEMLAQKEAANDSPNARDIHLPASFKDLVLERKIADAFGSGLIQQSKNSGNEAKLNAFFELATACCNPSPSLRPDSKRILKRLEEISR; encoded by the exons ATGCCGAGGAAGCTCGTCAATGCCGTCCTCTTCGCGGTCCTGGGCGTCGTGGTCGCGCTCTTCCTCTGCTACTCCGTCCGctgctaccgccgccgccgccgccgcggccgcgcgGTGCTGCCCTCGCACGGGGCCAGGGCCGACCGCTTCCAGGCGGGCGGGTCCAGCGCCTACGGCTCCGGCGTCGGGGAGGAGCTTCTCACGTTCCCCGGCGGCGAGGGGCTCACCGTGGCCGCCATCCTCGAGGCGCCCGGCGAGGTGGTCGCCAAGTCGGCGCACAGCACGCTCTACCGCGCCGGGCTCAGCGCCGGCGAGGCCGTGGCGCTGCTCCGGTTCCTCCGGCCCGTCTGCTCCGCGGGCGCcgaggaggcggcggccgccgCGCGGCTGCTCGGCGCCGTGCAGCACCCGAATCTCGTGCCGATCCGCGCGCTCTACGTCGGCCCGCGTGGGGAGAAGCTGCTCGTGCACCCCTTCTACGCCGCCGGCTCGCTCCGCCGCTTCTTGCAAG AGGGAATCAATGATTCACAGAGATGGGAGATAATCTGCAAGCTATCCATCGGCATCGTCAAGGGGCTGGACCACCTTCACACAAGATCGCAGAAGCCGATCATCCATGGCAACCTCAAGACAAGCAACATCATGCTCGACGCCGATTTCCAGCCCAGGGTATCAGACTTCGGGCTCTACCTCCTGCTGAACCCCGCTGCCGCGCAGGACATGCTCGAGACCGCCGCGGTGCAAGGCTACAAGGCCCCTGAGCTGATCAAGATGAGGGAGGTCACGAGGGAGAGCGACGTGTACAGCCTGGGGGTGATCCTGCTGGAAATGCTTGCTCAGAAGGAGGCGGCGAATGACAGCCCGAATGCGCGTGACATCCACTTGCCCGCCTCGTTCAAGGATCTGGTCCTCGAGAGGAAGATCGCCGACGCGTTCGGTTCCGGGCTGATCCAGCAGAGTAAGAACTCAGGGAATGAGGCGAAGCTCAACGCGTTCTTCGAGCTCGCGACGGCTTGCTGCAACCCTTCGCCGTCCTTGAGACCGGACTCGAAACGGATCCTGAAGAGGCTGGAGGAGATATCAAGGTGA